The following DNA comes from Sphingopyxis sp. BSN-002.
ACGGCGACCTGTCCGGGGTGATCAGCGACTTCAGCGGGGGCGCCCAGCCCGGTGCGCCGACCGTCGTCTATAATCCGCTGCTGATCGCGACGACCCGCGTCAAGACCCGCGCCTATGGCATTTTCGCGCAAGCCGATATCGACCTGACCGACCAGCTCACGCTGACCGCGGGCCTGCGCTACAGCTACGAGAAGAAGAAGGGCTACATCACCTTCTTCGGTTCGCCGTTCACCAATTTTGCGAACCCCAGCTGGGACAGCTTCACGCCGCGGCTCGGCCTGCGTTACGCGCTCGATGGTCGCAGCAATATCTATGCGACCTTCAGCAAGGGCTTCAAGAGCGGCATCCTGCCGATCCTGACCGTCGGCGATCCGGTGAATCCCGAAAAGATCACCGCCTATGAAGTCGGATACAAGACGGCGCAGCCCGGCTACTCGCTGAATCTCGCGGCGTTCCTCTATGACTATAAGGATCTGCAGATCCAGTCGTTTACCGGCACGACGATCATCCCGACCAACGCCGCCTCGGCCCGGATCTTCGGCGTCGAATTCGACGGGACCGTCGATCTCGGTTCTTCGTTCAGCGCGCGGGGAGGCGTGACATGGATGCCCAAGGCGGATTTCCGCAGCTTCCCGAACGCGGCCGGCTATCAGCCGGTGATCACGGCGGGCGGACTTCCCTCGGTGGTGGCCGACGTCAGCGGCCAGCGGCTGGTCCGTGCGCCGAAAGTCAGCGCCGTTGCCAGCGTCACCTACACCGGCCGTGTCGGTGGCGGCGACCTGACGATCACACCCAGCGTCCATTATTCGAGCAAATATCTGCCCTATGACGCGTTCGATCTGCTGGTTCAGGGCGCCTATGCCCGTGTGGCGACCGAAATTGCGTACAAGCCCGACAACAGCGGTTTGCGGCTGTCGCTGTGGGTGCATAACCTCACCAACGCCAAATCGTTCAGCTCGACAACCATTTCGGCCGGTGCCGCACGTGCCACCTATGAAGAGCCGCGCGAGTTCGGCATCACCGTCGGATATGATTTCTGACCGCGATGCCGGCAGCGATCGGGAGGGAGCAAGGCGTGACGCCGGAGATCAGTTTCAACGACCCCGATATCCAGCGTTGCCCCTTTGCGGCCTATAAGGAGATCCGCGAGGCGGGGCCCGTCTATTACGACAAATCGAACGGCTTCCACATCGTCACCGGCTATGACGATATCCGCAAGGCCGCGATGGATACGAAGACCTTTTCCAGCGTTACGGGGCAATTGCTCGTCAAGACGGCGCCCTATCAGGAACGGATCGACGCCATCTATCGCGAGGAAGGCTATTTGCCGGTAACCGCGCTGGTTGTGGCCGACCCGCCAATCCACAGCTTTCACCGCTCGCTCGTCGACAAGGTGTTCACTGTGTCGAGCGTCAAGCGGATGGAGGAATATCTGGCAGGCGTGGTCGACGAAATGGTCGACCAGGTGATCGGTTCGGGTGCGGCCGATTTCTACTATGATCTTGCGGTCAAGATTCCCAATCACGTCCTGTCGGACCAGATCGGTCTGCCGCGCGAGCGGTTCGCCGATTTTAAGCGCTGGGCCGACGCGATCGTGCAGGAAGCCGACCCCAACAACGGCGAAGAGCGTCAGGTCGAAATCACGCGCACCATTTGCGAACTGCAGCAGTTTCTGGTCGAGCGCATCGAGGAATATCGCGACGTTCCGCGCCCTTGCATCCTCAACGATCTGGTCCATGCGGAGGTGGACGGCAAACGCCTGGCGATCGAAGAGATCATCCAGATCGTCGAGCAGATGCTGCCGGCCGGAAGCGACACGACAGTGGGCGCCCTTGCCAGCGCGATGCACCGGATCGCGACCACGCCGGGCCTCGAGGACGAGCTTCGCGCCGACCCGTCGCTCATCGCCAACTTCGTCGAGGAGGTTCTGCGAACTGCGGCGCCGGTTCAGGGGCTTTGGCGCCGGGCAACCTGCGATACCGAGATTGGCGGAGTGCCGATCGCCAAGGATTCGATCATCGTGCTGCGTTTTGGCGCGGGCAACCACGACCCCGCAATATTTCCCGACCCCGATCGCTTCGATATCCGGCGGACGAACGCGCGCCGGCATTTCGCTTTCGGCGTCGGGCCCCATTTTTGCGTCGGCAATCTGCTCGCACGCGGCGAGCTCAGGATCACGATCGACCGGCTGCTCCAGCGCATGAAGAACCTGCGCCTGGCGCGCGGCGAGGCGGGCGTATCCTGGCAGGCCCATTTCTTCGCCTTTGGGCCCAGCCGGCTCGAAATCGCTTTCGATCCTGTCTGACGGGCTTTCATCCCATGACATACGAGCTCGTTAAATATGGCCAGACCGGTGCCGTCGCTGTCATCGAACAGAACCGGCCCGACAAGCGCAACGCGCAGAACCAGCTGATGCTGACCGAGATCGAAGCCGCGCTCGATCGTGCAGCCACCGACGCTTCGGTGCGCGTCATCGTCCTTGGCGGCATCGGCGGTCATTTTTCGGCAGGCCATGATCTGCGCGAAGGCGAGGAGAAGCGCGCCAACCTGTCGGTCGAGGAGCGCTGGGCCTATGAGGAAAGACATTTTTACGGACTGTGCCTGAAAATCTGGGATTGCCCCAAGCCGACCATCGCGCGCGTGCAGGGCGCCTGTGTTTCGGGCGCGTTCATGATGGCGAACATGTGCGACCTGATGGTTGCGTCGGACGATGCCTATTTCGCGGACCCGGTGGTTCACAGCCTGGGTGCGGCTTCCGTCGAGATACTCGTCCATCCGTGGGTGATGGGACTTCGGCGCGCCAAGGAGATGCTGTTCACGGGCGAGCGCATGACCGCCGCCGAGGCGCATGTGATCGGACTCGTAAACCGGATCGCGCCGGTCGCGGAGTTGGATGACGCCGCGATGGCGCTGGCATCGCGCATCGCCGAGGCACCGCCGTTCGGGATTCGCCTGACGAAGCGATCGCTCAACCACGGGCACGATCTTGCCGGATTCCGTTCCGCGCTGGAGGCCCATTTTGCGGCGCACGAGCTCTCGCATTTCAGCCGCGAATATCTTTCGACCGTGACGCGCGGGCTCGGCGCTGCGGTCGATCAGGGCAAGCGGCTGCTCGCCGGATAGCGCGTCAGAGTTCGACGTCGGTCGACATATCCTTGCGAAACTTGCGCGGACTGGCGCCGAACCAGCGGTGGCAACTGCGCGTCAGCACCGATGGCTCGCTATAGCCGAGCATCGCGGCAACGCGGGTCAGCGGGATCGTCGGCTGACCGAGGTAGCGAATGGCAGCCTCGCGCCGCACCTCGTCCTTGATATCCTCGAAGCTGACGCCTTCCTCGCTCAATCGGCGCTGCATCGTGCGCGGGTGCATGCCGATGGCGGCTGCAACGTCGACGTGCAGGCTGCCGCCATGCGACAGGAGCCGGGCTGCGACCGATCGCACGCGGCCCGACAGCGGTCGCGCCGAATCCGGAAACTGGGTGTCGATGAAGGAGGTCGCCATATCGTACAGCTGCTGGCTGCGATTGGCGATCGGCGCCGCAAGGTCGGCGCG
Coding sequences within:
- a CDS encoding cytochrome P450, with product MTPEISFNDPDIQRCPFAAYKEIREAGPVYYDKSNGFHIVTGYDDIRKAAMDTKTFSSVTGQLLVKTAPYQERIDAIYREEGYLPVTALVVADPPIHSFHRSLVDKVFTVSSVKRMEEYLAGVVDEMVDQVIGSGAADFYYDLAVKIPNHVLSDQIGLPRERFADFKRWADAIVQEADPNNGEERQVEITRTICELQQFLVERIEEYRDVPRPCILNDLVHAEVDGKRLAIEEIIQIVEQMLPAGSDTTVGALASAMHRIATTPGLEDELRADPSLIANFVEEVLRTAAPVQGLWRRATCDTEIGGVPIAKDSIIVLRFGAGNHDPAIFPDPDRFDIRRTNARRHFAFGVGPHFCVGNLLARGELRITIDRLLQRMKNLRLARGEAGVSWQAHFFAFGPSRLEIAFDPV
- a CDS encoding enoyl-CoA hydratase, translating into MTYELVKYGQTGAVAVIEQNRPDKRNAQNQLMLTEIEAALDRAATDASVRVIVLGGIGGHFSAGHDLREGEEKRANLSVEERWAYEERHFYGLCLKIWDCPKPTIARVQGACVSGAFMMANMCDLMVASDDAYFADPVVHSLGAASVEILVHPWVMGLRRAKEMLFTGERMTAAEAHVIGLVNRIAPVAELDDAAMALASRIAEAPPFGIRLTKRSLNHGHDLAGFRSALEAHFAAHELSHFSREYLSTVTRGLGAAVDQGKRLLAG